From the Nakamurella alba genome, the window GAATGGGTCTCGCCGGTCCCGGCCACCCTGGACGACCTGCTGACGATCGCGGTCGGCCGGCACGGCGCCGCGCTGCAGCGGGTGCTGCCGCGCTGCAGCTACCTGCTCGACGAGATCGCCGTGCACGACACCGGTGTGGCCCTGGTCGCCGGTGCGGCTGTCGACGTGCTGCCGCCCTTCGCCGGCGGCTGAGCGATCAGGCCGGTAGGTCCGGACGGGCGATGGCCGTTCTCCCGCAGTTGGGCCGACGGTGTATCAACGGTGTCGCGGGCGTCCTCGTCCTGGGTGTGCGGAACGGCCGGTCGCGCCGGACCGTGCACAAGCGCCGCGCGCGGAAGGCGTGTCCGACTGTTGCCACCTGCGACGGGAGGGCTACCGTTTCGCGCAGGTGTTGCACACCGTCACCGTGAGCGCACTCCACGCTCGCACCGACCAGGAGGTCCTCGTGTCCCAGCCCCCCGGCGGCTATCCGCCGCCCCCCGAGCAGCCCCCGTCCGGTGGCTACCCGGGCGGGTTCCCCCCGCCGCCTCCGGCCGGACCGCCTCCGGGCGGGGCTCCCGGTGGCTACCCGCCGCCGCCCGCGGGCGGTTACCCGCCGCCGCCGGCACCCGGTGCCTACCCGCCGCCCGCGGCCCCGCCACCGGCCGGCCCGCCGCCGGGTGCCTACGCCCCTCCCGGGCAGCAGCAGCCCCCGCCGCCCGGATACGGTGCGCCCGGCGCCTACCCGCCGCCCGCCCAGGGCGGCTACGGCCCGCCGCCCCCCGGCTACGCGCCGCAGGGTCCCGGCTCCGGGGCACCGTCCTTCGACCCGTCCAAGGTGTCGATCGCAGGATGGGGTGTGATGGGTGCGGCGCTGCTGACCCTGATCGCCAGCTTCTTCAGCTTCTGGTCCGTGTCGTACGCCGCTGTCTACATCGGGTACGGCTTCGGTCTCAGCGGCTGGTCGCTGTGGTGGTGGATCCCGGTGCTGATCGCGCTGGCGGTCGGCGTGGCCTACGCGCTCACCCTGTTCGGGGTACTCAAGCCCGGCCAGGTCAAGCCGGAATGGCTGGTCTACGGCGCGGCCGGCTCGTTCGTGCTGATGATCATCGTGCTGATCCACACCTTCGCCTACAACGGTCCGTTCGGCGCTTACTCGGACGGGAGCACCGGCCCGAGTTTCGGTGTCTGGTTCGCGCTGATCACCACCCTGGCACTGACCTACTTCACCGCGCTCGCCGCGCAGAGCGCCGGCGCCCGGCTGCCGATCAAGGTGCCCGGACCGGCCTGATCCGCACCTCGCAGCGCTCCTGACAGGGCCGCGACCACCTCGGTGGTCGCGGCCCTGTCGCGTCGGAGGATGATCGCGGGATGACCGGCAGCCCGATCGCACAGGCCGCGGCGCTCTTCGACGGCGACCCCGGCTACCTCAACACCTCCTCCTACGGGCTGCCGCCCCGCCCGGCGTTCGAGGCGATGCTCGCCGCACAGCAGGACTGGCAACGCGGGCGCACCAGCTGGGAGGGCTGGGCTGCCTCGGTCGACGACTCCCGGGCCGCGTTCGGCCGGTTGATCGGGGTGCCGCCGGAGCGGATCGCCACCGGATCCGCGGTGTCGCAGCTGCTCGCGCCCGTCGCCGCGGCGGTGCCCGACGGCGGCACGGTGCTGGTGCCGGACGTCGAGTTCACCTCTGCCGTCTTCCCTTTCGCCGTGCACGAGGGCCGCGGGGTGAGCGTCCGCACGGCGCCGCTGGACGGTTTCCTGGATGCGATCGTCCCCGGCGTCGACCTGGTCTCGTTCTCCGCCGTCCAGTCCGCCGGCGGCGAGGTGGCCGACATCCCGGCGATCGCCGCGCGCTGCCGGGAGGTGGGTGCCCTGGTCGTGCTGGACGCCACCCAGGCGGCGTCATGGCTCGACCTGCACCCGGACCTGGTCGACGTCGGCGTCTGCGGTTGCTACAAGTGGCTGTGCAGCCCGCGCGGCACCGCGTTCCTCTGGACCGGCGCCGGGGTCGGCGACCACCGGGCCGACATCACCGACCGGATGCTGCCACTGGCCGCCGGCTGGTTCGCCGGGGCCGACGTGCACTCCTCCTACTACGGGATGCCGCTGCGGCTCTCGACCGACGTCCGGCGTTTTGACATCTCCCCGGCCTGGCATGCCTGGGTGGGCGCGGCACCCGCCCTGGACCTGCTCGCCGACCTCGGCCATGAAGCCATCGGCGAGCACGACATCGCCTTGGCCCAGCTGTTTCTCGACCGGTTGGGTATCAACCGGACCACGGATTCGGCGATCGTCAGCGTCCCCGCGGACGAGGCCGCACTCCGGCGCCTGGTGGACGCCGGAGTGCGGTTCGGGGTGCGGGCCGGTCAGGCCCGGTTCGGGTTCCACCTGTACACGACCGCGTCGGACGTGCAGCTGGCGGTGGCCGCCCTGACCGGTGGTCCTACGCCGTGACCTTGCGCATCGTGGTGTAGCCGCCGGCCACCAGCAACAGACCGAGCAGTGCCGAGAAGCCGGTGATGGCAAGGATGTCGGTGTTGACGAAGAACCGCCCCACCTCCGGCCACCAGCCGCGGACCGAGACCAGCACCGCCGCAGCCAGGACCACCAGCACCAGCGACGCGGTGAACACCACCACGCCCACCATCTTCCAGCGCGCCCAGATCAGGCCGGCCCACAGGCCGAACAGGAAGGCCAGCACGAGGAACACCACGGTGGTGATCAGCACCTGGTAGAG encodes:
- a CDS encoding MoaD/ThiS family protein: MADPADPAVLIRYFAAARAATGTEQEWVSPVPATLDDLLTIAVGRHGAALQRVLPRCSYLLDEIAVHDTGVALVAGAAVDVLPPFAGG
- a CDS encoding aminotransferase class V-fold PLP-dependent enzyme, producing the protein MTGSPIAQAAALFDGDPGYLNTSSYGLPPRPAFEAMLAAQQDWQRGRTSWEGWAASVDDSRAAFGRLIGVPPERIATGSAVSQLLAPVAAAVPDGGTVLVPDVEFTSAVFPFAVHEGRGVSVRTAPLDGFLDAIVPGVDLVSFSAVQSAGGEVADIPAIAARCREVGALVVLDATQAASWLDLHPDLVDVGVCGCYKWLCSPRGTAFLWTGAGVGDHRADITDRMLPLAAGWFAGADVHSSYYGMPLRLSTDVRRFDISPAWHAWVGAAPALDLLADLGHEAIGEHDIALAQLFLDRLGINRTTDSAIVSVPADEAALRRLVDAGVRFGVRAGQARFGFHLYTTASDVQLAVAALTGGPTP